In Candidatus Thermoplasmatota archaeon, the DNA window ACGAGGAGAAGAGGAGGCTGAGCATAGCAGTGGGGGACATCACGAGGCGGATGAGCCTCATCGACACTACGGGCATGAGCGATCCTAAGGTCCCGAGCCTGAACCTGCCCGCAACGCTCTCGGTCAAGGTCGACGACCTCGTCCAAGGAATCAGGGCCAGCGAGACAGTGTCTGACCACATTGCGCTCATCGCGGGTCCGGAGAGCTTCGAGATGACATGCGAGGGCGACATGGACCAGGTCAACTGGAAGAAGGCCAAGAAGGACATGCCCATGCTCGAGGCGCCGAGCAGCGTCAGAAGCCTGTTCCCGCTCGAGTACTTCGCAAACATGTTGAAGGCCGTCTCCGCAGGCAACGAAGTGACCATGCACCTGGGCAACGACTATCCTGTCAAGGTGGAGTTCAAGATCGCCGGCGGCAAGGGCCGGGTCAGCTATTTGCTGGCTCCGAGGATCGAGAGCGGTGACTGAGCTAAGATGCGAAACCACACCAATTCCTCAGAACTCTCTTCTGATTCATCCAGGAGATCGTGAGCGTTCCGGTTAGTTGGTCTAATATGCGCAGGATACGGATCGGGGCTCTGGCTTCGGGTGGCGGGACGAACCTCCAGGCCATTATCGACTCTTGCGAGAGAGGCGAGATCGATGGCGATGTTGTTGTGGTGATATCCAACATACCTGAGGCGTACGCTCTCGAGCGCGCGCGCAAGCACGGAATAGATGCATTCGCATTCCCACATAAGGGCGTGACGCGGGAGCAGCACGAGGCAGACATCGTAGAGTGCCTTGAGCAGCACAAGGTGGACTTGGTCGTCCTCGCGGGCTATCTGCGAATGCTCACCCCCTTCATGATCAACAAGTACCTTGGTCGGATGATGAACACGCATCCTGCCCTGCTCCCGTCCTTCGGTGGCGAGGGCATGCATGGCCTGAATGTGCATCAGGCAGTGCTCGACTACGGCTGCAAGGTGTCAGGCTGCTCGATACACTTCGTCACCGTCGATGTCGACGGCGGCCAGATCATACTTCAAAAAGCATTGCCGGTCCTAGAGGACGACACCGCGGAGACCCTGCAGGAACGTGTGCTGAAGGAAGAGCACAGGCTTCTTCCCAGGGCGATCCAGCTGTTCGCTCAGGGGAAGCTGAAGATCGATGGTCGGAAGTGCCATGTGCTCGAGACCTAGCATGTGAAAACCACTTTGAGGCTCGAATAGTTTAAGGCAGGTCAGTCAATATCCTGCGTGCGCCTGCCAGAAACGAGATGAGGGACGGACTTGGAAGTCTACGACGGAGAGTTCATCAACGAGCTCGAAACGATCGCTAAGAG includes these proteins:
- a CDS encoding phosphoribosylglycinamide formyltransferase — encoded protein: MRRIRIGALASGGGTNLQAIIDSCERGEIDGDVVVVISNIPEAYALERARKHGIDAFAFPHKGVTREQHEADIVECLEQHKVDLVVLAGYLRMLTPFMINKYLGRMMNTHPALLPSFGGEGMHGLNVHQAVLDYGCKVSGCSIHFVTVDVDGGQIILQKALPVLEDDTAETLQERVLKEEHRLLPRAIQLFAQGKLKIDGRKCHVLET
- the pcn gene encoding proliferating cell nuclear antigen (pcna) — translated: MFQAKARADILKEVVNVVSTLVDEAKFSMNADGLTLRAVDPAHIAMVDLTLGKDAFEEYKADDVEIGIDIDKLSQFLKLARSDDIIDLKHDEEKRRLSIAVGDITRRMSLIDTTGMSDPKVPSLNLPATLSVKVDDLVQGIRASETVSDHIALIAGPESFEMTCEGDMDQVNWKKAKKDMPMLEAPSSVRSLFPLEYFANMLKAVSAGNEVTMHLGNDYPVKVEFKIAGGKGRVSYLLAPRIESGD